The Parachlamydia acanthamoebae genome has a window encoding:
- a CDS encoding polyphenol oxidase family protein has translation MLRHKKNGIEWLEFELLADCKGLQHGTILRQGGFSSGSFSSLNLGLYSTQDEHLAIAQNLEKVQSTHQLPSIHVAKQCHGDHIWHIKDANASPQEADMLVTNLSEQALFVMHADCQAVIMFDPITQALANVHVGWRGNVQNILQKTTRYLQTTFGTKPENLLVGISPSLGPENAEFKHFQTELPSHFWDFQIRPLYFDLWSISQMQLKACGVLPHHIEIAKMNTYSLSLDFFSYRRDGITGRNGTFAMLAKKI, from the coding sequence ATGCTTCGTCACAAAAAAAATGGAATCGAATGGCTAGAATTTGAGTTATTAGCTGACTGCAAAGGCCTCCAACATGGCACTATTTTACGCCAAGGAGGCTTTAGCAGTGGCTCGTTTTCAAGTTTAAATCTGGGTTTATATAGTACCCAAGACGAACACTTAGCAATTGCCCAAAATCTTGAGAAGGTGCAGTCCACACATCAACTCCCCTCTATTCACGTGGCTAAACAATGCCATGGAGATCATATCTGGCATATTAAAGATGCGAACGCTTCCCCACAAGAAGCTGATATGCTAGTCACAAATCTCTCAGAACAGGCATTGTTTGTCATGCATGCAGATTGTCAAGCTGTTATCATGTTTGACCCTATCACGCAAGCTCTTGCCAACGTGCATGTGGGCTGGAGAGGCAATGTTCAAAACATTCTTCAAAAAACCACTCGGTATCTGCAAACAACTTTTGGAACAAAACCTGAAAACCTCTTAGTAGGCATTTCACCCAGTCTCGGTCCAGAAAATGCGGAGTTTAAGCATTTTCAAACAGAACTCCCTTCCCACTTCTGGGATTTCCAAATTCGCCCTCTCTATTTTGATTTATGGTCCATCAGTCAAATGCAGCTAAAAGCATGTGGCGTTTTGCCTCATCACATTGAAATTGCAAAAATGAATACCTATTCCCTTTCTTTAGATTTTTTTTCTTACCGCCGCGATGGTATAACAGGAAGAAACGGAACCTTTGCAATGCTTGCTAAAAAAAT